In Phacochoerus africanus isolate WHEZ1 chromosome 2, ROS_Pafr_v1, whole genome shotgun sequence, one DNA window encodes the following:
- the LINS1 gene encoding protein Lines homolog 1 isoform X1: MKAFFEVLEQLYSKVLLGATLENDSHDYTFYLNPASSDQDCSRTTSSDCSNTLEVQRKHQPSSVHLATLSVAKEAVAPLCLKRPSQMSSTREVVLLQLTVIRVMITRILSVETELHAKEKYRDIIKLLLQSSDIDSKLTCMFQNSDKLLSHMAAKCLALLLYFQLKEKVTLSNSWISFCQKNLSEYSESDEVVYSLWILTAVIKEIFRDTCSQKTEILKQFLTPFDTIFEVFYNSLFSQHFENHQDTYKLINSLISFLELLELLIASRIHLKLHFICQRILFLKPSCVLDVITWPVQAFVKRKFIIFIKKCLLCKMGEDVCQVPAFMPPDHHFNVDMLALADAVLQAVDLGLLRTLSVHGKPSCFGGDEVQPGCEHVPGPDHVMLRAASLLIIRSLEIKFQNCASAKEMKVDLQRFMFELLTFLKPHLQPSLQSYNLCEWLPRVFIEQDDDMLEAAKASMGVYLKLTRECEATESLTQEKEMWNHHTHENGYNPHCIFLFLLKNIGFDSTVLLDFLISSETCFLEYFVRYLKLLQKDWDNFFTICKYFDVAESKDNINICYHTFSLVQDRSSNQREPSPLAALGSHRNTCARVFWASDASSEPLNQAAMSSKAHTTLQDNSLSPPQAPQSLVDYDSSDDSEDESTNQPLTNSGLTSLHQEAMKKIQDTVGTSRDKKEFSLEPQSRLLVPKESDTPSPVDCDMTPNNTASEVVLSYKTVKCFEELQGAIYRLQKRHLFPYNPTALLKLLKHIETIYNKSMNSL; encoded by the exons ATGAAAGCTTTCTTTGAAGTTTTAGAACAGTTGTACAGTAAGGTACTTCTCGGAGCCACCCTGGAAAATGACAGCCATGATTACACCTTTTATCTCAACCCAGCATCTTCAGATCAAGATTGCTCCAGAACCACCTCTTCAGACTGCTCAAACACACTTGAAGTTCAGCGCAAGCATCAGCCATCCTCTGTCCATCTGGCTACCCTTTCTGTAGCAAAGGAGGCTGTAGCACCTCTGTGTTTGAAGAGACCCTCTCAGATGAGCAGTACCCGAGAAGTAGTGCTCCTTCAGTTAACAGTGATCAGAGTGATGATAACCAGAATATTGTCTGTTGAAACAGAATTGCATGCAAAGGAGAAATACAGAGATATAATTAAACTTCTTTTACAGTCATCTGACATTGATTCTAAATTA ACATGTATGTTCCAAAACTCGGATAAATTATTATCTCACATGGCTGCAAAGTGCCTTGCACTACTTCTGTATTTCCAATTGAAAGAAAAG GTAACATTAAGTAATTCCTGGATTTCTTTTTGCCAGAAAAATCTTTCTGAATATTCTGAAAGTGATGAAGTAGTTTACAGTCTCTGGATTCTAACTGCTGTAATAAAAGAAATCTTTAGAGATACATGTTCACAAAAAACAG AAATTCTAAAGCAGTTCCTGACTCCTTTTGACACTATTTTTGAAGTCTTTTACAATTCCTTGTTTTCTCAGCATTTTGAAAATCACCAAGATACTTATAAACTAATAAACAGCTTGATAAGTTTCTTGGAATTGCTTGAACTTCTTATAGCCTCCAGAATCCACCTAAAATTACATTTCATTTGCcagaggattttatttttgaaacctTCCTGTGTGTTAGATGTTATTACCTGGCCTGTTCAGGCTTTTGTCAAAAGGAAGTTCATCATATTCATCAAAAAGTGCCTTCTCTGCAAAATGGGTGAAGACGTTTGTCAGGTCCCTGCCTTCATGCCGCCAGATCATCATTTCAATGTGGATATGTTGGCTTTGGCTGATGCTGTTCTGCAAGCTGTGGATTTGGGCTTATTGAGGACATTGTCTGTCCATGGAAAACCTTCCTGCTTTGGAGGTGATGAAGTCCAGCCTGGATGTGAGCATGTCCCTGGTCCAGATCATGTGATGCTTAGAGCAGCAAGCCTACTTATCATTAGATCCTTGGAAATCAAGTTTCAGAATTGTGCttcagcaaaagaaatgaaag ttgatttacagagGTTCATGTTTGAGTTACTGACCTTCTTAAAGCCTCACCTTCAGCCCTCTCTGCAGTCATACAATCTTTGTGAGTGGTTGCCTAGGGTCTTCATAGAACAAGACGATGACATGCTAGAGGCTGCCAAAGCATCAATGGGTGTCTACCTAAAGTTGACCAG AGAATGTGAAGCTACAGAAAGTTTgacccaagaaaaagaaatgtggaacCATCACACACATGAAAATGGCTATAATccacactgtatttttttattcttattaaaaaatattggattTGATTCTACAGTTCTTCTTGATTTTTTGATTTCATCAGAAACCTGTTTTCTCGAATATTTtgtcagatatttaaaattattgcaAAAAGACTGGGATAATTTTTTCACCATTTGCAAGTACTTTGATGTAGCAGAGTCTAAAGataacataaatatttgttatcaCACCTTCTCACTTGTCCAAGACAGAAGCAGCAACCAGAGGGAACCTAGTCCTTTGGCTGCTCTCGGTAGTCACAGAAATACTTGTGCTCGGGTCTTCTGGGCTTCTGATGCTTCTTCAGAACCACTGAACCAGGCTGCGATGTCCAGCAAGGCCCACACCACGCTCCAGGATAATAGTCTGTCTCCACCCCAAGCTCCTCAGAGTCTGGTAGATTATGACAGCTCTGATGATTCTGAAGACGAATCCACAAACCAGCCTTTAACAAACAGTGGACTAACATCTTTACACCAAGAAGCAATGAAGAAAATTCAGGACACAGTTGGAACAAGTAGGGATAAAAAAGAATTTAGCCTGGAGCCTCAGTCAAGGCTTCTGGTTCCCAAAGAATCTGATACTCCCTCCCCTGTTGATTGTGACATGACCCCAAATAACACTGCCTCTGAGGTGGTACTGTCTTACAAAACAGTAAAGTGCTTTGAAGAGCTACAAGGTGCCATTTACCGTTTGCAGAAGAGACATCTATTCCCATATAATCCCACAGCACTCTTGAAGTTGTTAAAACACATTGAgacaatatataataaaagtatGAACTCTTTGTAA
- the LINS1 gene encoding protein Lines homolog 1 isoform X3 yields the protein MAVRSQGGSSWVPAASSDQDCSRTTSSDCSNTLEVQRKHQPSSVHLATLSVAKEAVAPLCLKRPSQMSSTREVVLLQLTVIRVMITRILSVETELHAKEKYRDIIKLLLQSSDIDSKLTCMFQNSDKLLSHMAAKCLALLLYFQLKEKVTLSNSWISFCQKNLSEYSESDEVVYSLWILTAVIKEIFRDTCSQKTEILKQFLTPFDTIFEVFYNSLFSQHFENHQDTYKLINSLISFLELLELLIASRIHLKLHFICQRILFLKPSCVLDVITWPVQAFVKRKFIIFIKKCLLCKMGEDVCQVPAFMPPDHHFNVDMLALADAVLQAVDLGLLRTLSVHGKPSCFGGDEVQPGCEHVPGPDHVMLRAASLLIIRSLEIKFQNCASAKEMKVDLQRFMFELLTFLKPHLQPSLQSYNLCEWLPRVFIEQDDDMLEAAKASMGVYLKLTRECEATESLTQEKEMWNHHTHENGYNPHCIFLFLLKNIGFDSTVLLDFLISSETCFLEYFVRYLKLLQKDWDNFFTICKYFDVAESKDNINICYHTFSLVQDRSSNQREPSPLAALGSHRNTCARVFWASDASSEPLNQAAMSSKAHTTLQDNSLSPPQAPQSLVDYDSSDDSEDESTNQPLTNSGLTSLHQEAMKKIQDTVGTSRDKKEFSLEPQSRLLVPKESDTPSPVDCDMTPNNTASEVVLSYKTVKCFEELQGAIYRLQKRHLFPYNPTALLKLLKHIETIYNKSMNSL from the exons CATCTTCAGATCAAGATTGCTCCAGAACCACCTCTTCAGACTGCTCAAACACACTTGAAGTTCAGCGCAAGCATCAGCCATCCTCTGTCCATCTGGCTACCCTTTCTGTAGCAAAGGAGGCTGTAGCACCTCTGTGTTTGAAGAGACCCTCTCAGATGAGCAGTACCCGAGAAGTAGTGCTCCTTCAGTTAACAGTGATCAGAGTGATGATAACCAGAATATTGTCTGTTGAAACAGAATTGCATGCAAAGGAGAAATACAGAGATATAATTAAACTTCTTTTACAGTCATCTGACATTGATTCTAAATTA ACATGTATGTTCCAAAACTCGGATAAATTATTATCTCACATGGCTGCAAAGTGCCTTGCACTACTTCTGTATTTCCAATTGAAAGAAAAG GTAACATTAAGTAATTCCTGGATTTCTTTTTGCCAGAAAAATCTTTCTGAATATTCTGAAAGTGATGAAGTAGTTTACAGTCTCTGGATTCTAACTGCTGTAATAAAAGAAATCTTTAGAGATACATGTTCACAAAAAACAG AAATTCTAAAGCAGTTCCTGACTCCTTTTGACACTATTTTTGAAGTCTTTTACAATTCCTTGTTTTCTCAGCATTTTGAAAATCACCAAGATACTTATAAACTAATAAACAGCTTGATAAGTTTCTTGGAATTGCTTGAACTTCTTATAGCCTCCAGAATCCACCTAAAATTACATTTCATTTGCcagaggattttatttttgaaacctTCCTGTGTGTTAGATGTTATTACCTGGCCTGTTCAGGCTTTTGTCAAAAGGAAGTTCATCATATTCATCAAAAAGTGCCTTCTCTGCAAAATGGGTGAAGACGTTTGTCAGGTCCCTGCCTTCATGCCGCCAGATCATCATTTCAATGTGGATATGTTGGCTTTGGCTGATGCTGTTCTGCAAGCTGTGGATTTGGGCTTATTGAGGACATTGTCTGTCCATGGAAAACCTTCCTGCTTTGGAGGTGATGAAGTCCAGCCTGGATGTGAGCATGTCCCTGGTCCAGATCATGTGATGCTTAGAGCAGCAAGCCTACTTATCATTAGATCCTTGGAAATCAAGTTTCAGAATTGTGCttcagcaaaagaaatgaaag ttgatttacagagGTTCATGTTTGAGTTACTGACCTTCTTAAAGCCTCACCTTCAGCCCTCTCTGCAGTCATACAATCTTTGTGAGTGGTTGCCTAGGGTCTTCATAGAACAAGACGATGACATGCTAGAGGCTGCCAAAGCATCAATGGGTGTCTACCTAAAGTTGACCAG AGAATGTGAAGCTACAGAAAGTTTgacccaagaaaaagaaatgtggaacCATCACACACATGAAAATGGCTATAATccacactgtatttttttattcttattaaaaaatattggattTGATTCTACAGTTCTTCTTGATTTTTTGATTTCATCAGAAACCTGTTTTCTCGAATATTTtgtcagatatttaaaattattgcaAAAAGACTGGGATAATTTTTTCACCATTTGCAAGTACTTTGATGTAGCAGAGTCTAAAGataacataaatatttgttatcaCACCTTCTCACTTGTCCAAGACAGAAGCAGCAACCAGAGGGAACCTAGTCCTTTGGCTGCTCTCGGTAGTCACAGAAATACTTGTGCTCGGGTCTTCTGGGCTTCTGATGCTTCTTCAGAACCACTGAACCAGGCTGCGATGTCCAGCAAGGCCCACACCACGCTCCAGGATAATAGTCTGTCTCCACCCCAAGCTCCTCAGAGTCTGGTAGATTATGACAGCTCTGATGATTCTGAAGACGAATCCACAAACCAGCCTTTAACAAACAGTGGACTAACATCTTTACACCAAGAAGCAATGAAGAAAATTCAGGACACAGTTGGAACAAGTAGGGATAAAAAAGAATTTAGCCTGGAGCCTCAGTCAAGGCTTCTGGTTCCCAAAGAATCTGATACTCCCTCCCCTGTTGATTGTGACATGACCCCAAATAACACTGCCTCTGAGGTGGTACTGTCTTACAAAACAGTAAAGTGCTTTGAAGAGCTACAAGGTGCCATTTACCGTTTGCAGAAGAGACATCTATTCCCATATAATCCCACAGCACTCTTGAAGTTGTTAAAACACATTGAgacaatatataataaaagtatGAACTCTTTGTAA
- the LINS1 gene encoding protein Lines homolog 1 isoform X2, with protein MDDVSWGLLTASTCSRPEASSDQDCSRTTSSDCSNTLEVQRKHQPSSVHLATLSVAKEAVAPLCLKRPSQMSSTREVVLLQLTVIRVMITRILSVETELHAKEKYRDIIKLLLQSSDIDSKLTCMFQNSDKLLSHMAAKCLALLLYFQLKEKVTLSNSWISFCQKNLSEYSESDEVVYSLWILTAVIKEIFRDTCSQKTEILKQFLTPFDTIFEVFYNSLFSQHFENHQDTYKLINSLISFLELLELLIASRIHLKLHFICQRILFLKPSCVLDVITWPVQAFVKRKFIIFIKKCLLCKMGEDVCQVPAFMPPDHHFNVDMLALADAVLQAVDLGLLRTLSVHGKPSCFGGDEVQPGCEHVPGPDHVMLRAASLLIIRSLEIKFQNCASAKEMKVDLQRFMFELLTFLKPHLQPSLQSYNLCEWLPRVFIEQDDDMLEAAKASMGVYLKLTRECEATESLTQEKEMWNHHTHENGYNPHCIFLFLLKNIGFDSTVLLDFLISSETCFLEYFVRYLKLLQKDWDNFFTICKYFDVAESKDNINICYHTFSLVQDRSSNQREPSPLAALGSHRNTCARVFWASDASSEPLNQAAMSSKAHTTLQDNSLSPPQAPQSLVDYDSSDDSEDESTNQPLTNSGLTSLHQEAMKKIQDTVGTSRDKKEFSLEPQSRLLVPKESDTPSPVDCDMTPNNTASEVVLSYKTVKCFEELQGAIYRLQKRHLFPYNPTALLKLLKHIETIYNKSMNSL; from the exons CATCTTCAGATCAAGATTGCTCCAGAACCACCTCTTCAGACTGCTCAAACACACTTGAAGTTCAGCGCAAGCATCAGCCATCCTCTGTCCATCTGGCTACCCTTTCTGTAGCAAAGGAGGCTGTAGCACCTCTGTGTTTGAAGAGACCCTCTCAGATGAGCAGTACCCGAGAAGTAGTGCTCCTTCAGTTAACAGTGATCAGAGTGATGATAACCAGAATATTGTCTGTTGAAACAGAATTGCATGCAAAGGAGAAATACAGAGATATAATTAAACTTCTTTTACAGTCATCTGACATTGATTCTAAATTA ACATGTATGTTCCAAAACTCGGATAAATTATTATCTCACATGGCTGCAAAGTGCCTTGCACTACTTCTGTATTTCCAATTGAAAGAAAAG GTAACATTAAGTAATTCCTGGATTTCTTTTTGCCAGAAAAATCTTTCTGAATATTCTGAAAGTGATGAAGTAGTTTACAGTCTCTGGATTCTAACTGCTGTAATAAAAGAAATCTTTAGAGATACATGTTCACAAAAAACAG AAATTCTAAAGCAGTTCCTGACTCCTTTTGACACTATTTTTGAAGTCTTTTACAATTCCTTGTTTTCTCAGCATTTTGAAAATCACCAAGATACTTATAAACTAATAAACAGCTTGATAAGTTTCTTGGAATTGCTTGAACTTCTTATAGCCTCCAGAATCCACCTAAAATTACATTTCATTTGCcagaggattttatttttgaaacctTCCTGTGTGTTAGATGTTATTACCTGGCCTGTTCAGGCTTTTGTCAAAAGGAAGTTCATCATATTCATCAAAAAGTGCCTTCTCTGCAAAATGGGTGAAGACGTTTGTCAGGTCCCTGCCTTCATGCCGCCAGATCATCATTTCAATGTGGATATGTTGGCTTTGGCTGATGCTGTTCTGCAAGCTGTGGATTTGGGCTTATTGAGGACATTGTCTGTCCATGGAAAACCTTCCTGCTTTGGAGGTGATGAAGTCCAGCCTGGATGTGAGCATGTCCCTGGTCCAGATCATGTGATGCTTAGAGCAGCAAGCCTACTTATCATTAGATCCTTGGAAATCAAGTTTCAGAATTGTGCttcagcaaaagaaatgaaag ttgatttacagagGTTCATGTTTGAGTTACTGACCTTCTTAAAGCCTCACCTTCAGCCCTCTCTGCAGTCATACAATCTTTGTGAGTGGTTGCCTAGGGTCTTCATAGAACAAGACGATGACATGCTAGAGGCTGCCAAAGCATCAATGGGTGTCTACCTAAAGTTGACCAG AGAATGTGAAGCTACAGAAAGTTTgacccaagaaaaagaaatgtggaacCATCACACACATGAAAATGGCTATAATccacactgtatttttttattcttattaaaaaatattggattTGATTCTACAGTTCTTCTTGATTTTTTGATTTCATCAGAAACCTGTTTTCTCGAATATTTtgtcagatatttaaaattattgcaAAAAGACTGGGATAATTTTTTCACCATTTGCAAGTACTTTGATGTAGCAGAGTCTAAAGataacataaatatttgttatcaCACCTTCTCACTTGTCCAAGACAGAAGCAGCAACCAGAGGGAACCTAGTCCTTTGGCTGCTCTCGGTAGTCACAGAAATACTTGTGCTCGGGTCTTCTGGGCTTCTGATGCTTCTTCAGAACCACTGAACCAGGCTGCGATGTCCAGCAAGGCCCACACCACGCTCCAGGATAATAGTCTGTCTCCACCCCAAGCTCCTCAGAGTCTGGTAGATTATGACAGCTCTGATGATTCTGAAGACGAATCCACAAACCAGCCTTTAACAAACAGTGGACTAACATCTTTACACCAAGAAGCAATGAAGAAAATTCAGGACACAGTTGGAACAAGTAGGGATAAAAAAGAATTTAGCCTGGAGCCTCAGTCAAGGCTTCTGGTTCCCAAAGAATCTGATACTCCCTCCCCTGTTGATTGTGACATGACCCCAAATAACACTGCCTCTGAGGTGGTACTGTCTTACAAAACAGTAAAGTGCTTTGAAGAGCTACAAGGTGCCATTTACCGTTTGCAGAAGAGACATCTATTCCCATATAATCCCACAGCACTCTTGAAGTTGTTAAAACACATTGAgacaatatataataaaagtatGAACTCTTTGTAA
- the LINS1 gene encoding protein Lines homolog 1 isoform X4, translating into MSSTREVVLLQLTVIRVMITRILSVETELHAKEKYRDIIKLLLQSSDIDSKLTCMFQNSDKLLSHMAAKCLALLLYFQLKEKVTLSNSWISFCQKNLSEYSESDEVVYSLWILTAVIKEIFRDTCSQKTEILKQFLTPFDTIFEVFYNSLFSQHFENHQDTYKLINSLISFLELLELLIASRIHLKLHFICQRILFLKPSCVLDVITWPVQAFVKRKFIIFIKKCLLCKMGEDVCQVPAFMPPDHHFNVDMLALADAVLQAVDLGLLRTLSVHGKPSCFGGDEVQPGCEHVPGPDHVMLRAASLLIIRSLEIKFQNCASAKEMKVDLQRFMFELLTFLKPHLQPSLQSYNLCEWLPRVFIEQDDDMLEAAKASMGVYLKLTRECEATESLTQEKEMWNHHTHENGYNPHCIFLFLLKNIGFDSTVLLDFLISSETCFLEYFVRYLKLLQKDWDNFFTICKYFDVAESKDNINICYHTFSLVQDRSSNQREPSPLAALGSHRNTCARVFWASDASSEPLNQAAMSSKAHTTLQDNSLSPPQAPQSLVDYDSSDDSEDESTNQPLTNSGLTSLHQEAMKKIQDTVGTSRDKKEFSLEPQSRLLVPKESDTPSPVDCDMTPNNTASEVVLSYKTVKCFEELQGAIYRLQKRHLFPYNPTALLKLLKHIETIYNKSMNSL; encoded by the exons ATGAGCAGTACCCGAGAAGTAGTGCTCCTTCAGTTAACAGTGATCAGAGTGATGATAACCAGAATATTGTCTGTTGAAACAGAATTGCATGCAAAGGAGAAATACAGAGATATAATTAAACTTCTTTTACAGTCATCTGACATTGATTCTAAATTA ACATGTATGTTCCAAAACTCGGATAAATTATTATCTCACATGGCTGCAAAGTGCCTTGCACTACTTCTGTATTTCCAATTGAAAGAAAAG GTAACATTAAGTAATTCCTGGATTTCTTTTTGCCAGAAAAATCTTTCTGAATATTCTGAAAGTGATGAAGTAGTTTACAGTCTCTGGATTCTAACTGCTGTAATAAAAGAAATCTTTAGAGATACATGTTCACAAAAAACAG AAATTCTAAAGCAGTTCCTGACTCCTTTTGACACTATTTTTGAAGTCTTTTACAATTCCTTGTTTTCTCAGCATTTTGAAAATCACCAAGATACTTATAAACTAATAAACAGCTTGATAAGTTTCTTGGAATTGCTTGAACTTCTTATAGCCTCCAGAATCCACCTAAAATTACATTTCATTTGCcagaggattttatttttgaaacctTCCTGTGTGTTAGATGTTATTACCTGGCCTGTTCAGGCTTTTGTCAAAAGGAAGTTCATCATATTCATCAAAAAGTGCCTTCTCTGCAAAATGGGTGAAGACGTTTGTCAGGTCCCTGCCTTCATGCCGCCAGATCATCATTTCAATGTGGATATGTTGGCTTTGGCTGATGCTGTTCTGCAAGCTGTGGATTTGGGCTTATTGAGGACATTGTCTGTCCATGGAAAACCTTCCTGCTTTGGAGGTGATGAAGTCCAGCCTGGATGTGAGCATGTCCCTGGTCCAGATCATGTGATGCTTAGAGCAGCAAGCCTACTTATCATTAGATCCTTGGAAATCAAGTTTCAGAATTGTGCttcagcaaaagaaatgaaag ttgatttacagagGTTCATGTTTGAGTTACTGACCTTCTTAAAGCCTCACCTTCAGCCCTCTCTGCAGTCATACAATCTTTGTGAGTGGTTGCCTAGGGTCTTCATAGAACAAGACGATGACATGCTAGAGGCTGCCAAAGCATCAATGGGTGTCTACCTAAAGTTGACCAG AGAATGTGAAGCTACAGAAAGTTTgacccaagaaaaagaaatgtggaacCATCACACACATGAAAATGGCTATAATccacactgtatttttttattcttattaaaaaatattggattTGATTCTACAGTTCTTCTTGATTTTTTGATTTCATCAGAAACCTGTTTTCTCGAATATTTtgtcagatatttaaaattattgcaAAAAGACTGGGATAATTTTTTCACCATTTGCAAGTACTTTGATGTAGCAGAGTCTAAAGataacataaatatttgttatcaCACCTTCTCACTTGTCCAAGACAGAAGCAGCAACCAGAGGGAACCTAGTCCTTTGGCTGCTCTCGGTAGTCACAGAAATACTTGTGCTCGGGTCTTCTGGGCTTCTGATGCTTCTTCAGAACCACTGAACCAGGCTGCGATGTCCAGCAAGGCCCACACCACGCTCCAGGATAATAGTCTGTCTCCACCCCAAGCTCCTCAGAGTCTGGTAGATTATGACAGCTCTGATGATTCTGAAGACGAATCCACAAACCAGCCTTTAACAAACAGTGGACTAACATCTTTACACCAAGAAGCAATGAAGAAAATTCAGGACACAGTTGGAACAAGTAGGGATAAAAAAGAATTTAGCCTGGAGCCTCAGTCAAGGCTTCTGGTTCCCAAAGAATCTGATACTCCCTCCCCTGTTGATTGTGACATGACCCCAAATAACACTGCCTCTGAGGTGGTACTGTCTTACAAAACAGTAAAGTGCTTTGAAGAGCTACAAGGTGCCATTTACCGTTTGCAGAAGAGACATCTATTCCCATATAATCCCACAGCACTCTTGAAGTTGTTAAAACACATTGAgacaatatataataaaagtatGAACTCTTTGTAA